In Vicugna pacos chromosome 10, VicPac4, whole genome shotgun sequence, the following proteins share a genomic window:
- the LOC140698762 gene encoding transmembrane 4 L6 family member 1-like, producing MDKENQKAQVKEFGAFLCTGRCSRCTGMLLLTLATTAIIANLLLYFPNGQVLASAKVTNLVWFFHGFLGAGLLVMVPAVMLLRAGGEGCWAHRHGMLLPVLLAILGTMGAVYCVVISSLGLLSGPFCDTGSGNYTYPFRNDTLENSYLFNQPSWTTCQEPEHIVLWHVVLFSILLGIGAVEAALCLSQAVSGLCDIFCGTCIRKGQVTITGL from the exons atgg ataaagaaaaccagaaagctcaagttaaggaatttggtgcttttctatgtacgggAAGGT GCTCCAGGTGCACAGGCATGCTGCTCCTGACCTTGGCCACGACAGCCATCATCGCCAACCTCCTGCTGTACTTTCCCAATGGGCAGGTGCTGGCGTCTGCCAAGGTCACAAATTTGGTCTGGTTTTTCCACGGCTTTCTTGGAGCTGGACTCTTG GTTATGGTGCCGGCAGTAATGCTGCTGAGAGCGGGTGGAGAGGGCTGCTGGGCTCACAGACACGGG ATGCTGCTTCCTGTGCTCTTGGCCATACTGGGCACTATGGGGGCTGTGTATTGTGTGGTCATTTCTTCACTGGGTCTGCTCAGCGGCCCCTTCTGTGACACAGGCAGTGGAAACTACACCTACCCTTTCAGGAACGACACCCTGGA GAACAGCTACTTATTCAATCAGCCCAGCTGGACCACCTGCCAAGAGCCTGAACACATCGTCCTCTGGCACGTGGTCTTGTTCTCCATCCTCCTGGGGATCGGCGCGGTGGAAGCTGCCCTTTGCCTCAGCCAAGCTGTCAGCGGACTCTGTGACATCTTCTGTGGCACATGCATCCGAAAAGGACAG GTGACCATAACTGGCTTGTGA